The Coffea arabica cultivar ET-39 chromosome 2c, Coffea Arabica ET-39 HiFi, whole genome shotgun sequence genome includes the window ATCTATCTAATTGTAGCATTAATAGCAACTCGGTGTTGgatgctttttcttttgctgcaatGGAGATGAAAACTTGAGGAAATTTGTTCAATTGGATTGCGTATTTTGTGAGGAGATCGATCTTTATGTCCATGTTACATTTTTTCTATTGTCATGCCATAATTGTACATAGGCTAGCTAATAAAGTGTCCATGGGTGATTAGTATGTTGCCCAAAACCTGTTCGATAAAAAGTCAATTCCCccctgtttttcatttttttctatgAAACCTAGCTGTAATTGAAGTTTATTTAGGCAGCTAGTTCTGTTTGGGGGTAGGGACGGTTAAGCAAAACTGTGAATAGAGAACTTCAACCAAATTGCATTGCTTATCGTAATCATGAACACTCAGCAACAAGTTCGatataaataaatgaaacaagGACCATGGTCTATATATGCCTAGTAGGAAATTATTCTGGTGACAAAATTGGGAAACCGTGACTATGTAAGCCCAAAGACAATTAAGATGCAGATAATGGACTGCCAATGTGAGGCACAAAATTTGCATAACAAAGGTAACCTTTGCTGCCTTTTGGCTTTTGCCACAAAGGTGGTCCTCCGGCTAAGTGCATATTTCAACCAATGGTATCACTTATATCACTATTGCTTTTTTCTATGTTAAATTCTATGTAGTACTTGCATCTTTACagcatttttctattttaaattGTATGTCTAATCAGTACATGAGTTGCTTGAAATATATAGTATAACGCTTGTACTAAGTGTCTTCTGCACTTGATCAGTCTATTATATTGCAAATTTTGAGCCCAAAAAAGGGGACTTTTAGATTAATAAGACAGAGACATTGATGCAGTTGGGTCAAAGTATTTTGACATGTTCATAAGGATCTTCATAGGCATGATTAGAAGCTAGGGGACTTTTCTATCATTCTTTTTTCCAATTACCTATGCCATCAGCTGCATGTATTTCTAAAGAGATGACTTATAAAATTAATCACTACACACCAAAGATGTATGTATACTTTGATAGAAATTtagtaaaattcttgaatttcGCCTTTAGTTTTCACGCGCATGTGTTTGTTTAACCATTGACATTTCAGATTGAACTTAAGGAATTTTGCGAAGACGTGAGCGCAGGAGTTGGTACGAAGGGTTTTTTTCTGTTATTAGGTAAATAAAATTTCTATCCGCTTACTTGCAAATTCTGTTTTTATAGATTGTTgagaaattttgcattttgttgatTTCCTTTATTTGCTGGCTGCTTGATTTAGTAGACTGTAAATTCTTGAACTTGAAATTAGGGACTTGTAAGCCACGACCTGAGTTTAAAAAGTAGGCTATTGGAAGCTCGTTGGAggaaatttatttatattaaaagTATGGATAAAAGATGGATGGATTTTCCAAGAACACGTGAAAAGTACGAGACATGACTTCAAATGTTTCTAAACTTCGCATTTTCAAGATCAAGTTGCGACGGAAAGATTTTGTGTCCTTGCAAAGATTGCGGCATGGGTGTTTGTGTGACAAAAATGGAAGCATATAATCATTTGAAAGTGATAGGATTTATCAAGGGTTATAATAATTGGATAGCACATGGAGAACTTTCAAACTACAATGAAGCCATATCTAATTCTGAAAATACATCAATTGGGGTTTCAAATGGGACTAATGACATGCAAGACTTGGTCCATGATGTATTTGGGATACCACAGGGAACAAATGAATTGAATAGAGAAGGGGGCATTCCTGTTTCAGAGGctgaaaaattttacaaattgaTTGATGATTCTCAACAGGATTTGTACAGTGGTTGCAAAAATTTCTCGAAATTGTCTTTCATTATTCGTTTGCTTCACCTAAAATGCCTGGGTAAGATGAGTAACAAGATTTTTAATATGCTTGTTGAACTGTTGAGAGAAGCATTTCCGGAGGCCATGACTAATTTGCCGTCTTCTTACTATGAGGCTGAGAAATTGATGAATTCATTGGAGCTGGGTTATGAAAAGATCGATGCATGTCCTAATGATTGTTCTCTTTATTGGGGTAGTGCTGAAAAAAGAACTTCATGTG containing:
- the LOC113728900 gene encoding uncharacterized protein — protein: MFLNFAFSRSSCDGKILCPCKDCGMGVCVTKMEAYNHLKVIGFIKGYNNWIAHGELSNYNEAISNSENTSIGVSNGTNDMQDLVHDVFGIPQGTNELNREGGIPVSEAEKFYKLIDDSQQDLYSGCKNFSKLSFIIRLLHLKCLGKMSNKIFNMLVELLREAFPEAMTNLPSSYYEAEKLMNSLELGYEKIDACPNDCSLYWGSAEKRTSCETCNELRWVASENDPTREKRKIPQKVLWHFPLKPRLQRLFMSSKIASQMRWHEEKRTKDGCMRHPADSPAWQTFDHLHPEFAKDCRNVRLGLASDGFNPFNNMSSTHSTWPIVLIPYNLPP